Proteins from one Elgaria multicarinata webbii isolate HBS135686 ecotype San Diego chromosome 3, rElgMul1.1.pri, whole genome shotgun sequence genomic window:
- the LOC134396702 gene encoding bMERB domain-containing protein 1-like: MEKESKASTQYGSLESTKWRAADSGKEDEIVSMADSTATIGDIEGELFKIERIREVLVRRESELRYMMDDIQLCKEISRLKKELQKLIALPENKKSKEDKQQEEELVQQIHKLVETRDFLVDDVEFERLREREEDKEMAEFLKTKLSKTCLLKTASVKEKKTASRGQQTSTPYVTKTGLTLLKECCGFTCSVM; the protein is encoded by the exons ATGGAAAAGGAGAGCAAAGCGTCCACCCAGTATGGATCCCTGGAGTCAACCAAGTGGAGAGCAGCTGATTCAGGCAAAG AGGACGAAATCGTGTCCATGGCTGACTCTACAGCTACCATTGGTGACATTGAAGGAGAACTTTTCAAAATCGAGAGGATCCGGGAAGTCCTGGTGCGCAGGGAGTCGGAGCTCAGATACAT GATGGATGACATCCAGCTCTGTAAGGAAATCAGCAGGTTGAAAAAGGAATTGCAGAAGCTGATTGCACTGCCAG AGAACAAGAAATCAAAGGAAGACAAACAGCAGGAGGAGGAGTTAGTGCAGCAGATTCACAAACTTGTGGAGACTCGGGACTTCCTTGTGGATGATGTGGAGTTTGAAAGGCTCAG AGAACGAGAAGAAGACAAGGAAATGGCTGAGTTTTTGAAGACCAAACTCTCTAAAACCTGCCTTCTGAAAACAG cttctgtaaaagaaaagaagacggCATCGAGAGGACAACAGACCTCTACACCGTATGTCACAAAGACAGGCCTCACCCTTCTGAAGGAGTGCTGCGGCTTCACCTGCTCAGTCATGTAG